One segment of Bradyrhizobium sp. CB2312 DNA contains the following:
- a CDS encoding acyl-CoA dehydrogenase, which translates to MNFDDTPQEAEFRATARAWIGANAPKQYEEELRKSSLGRTVLKNANILEVAKAWQKKKADAGWACLHWPKEYGGRGSSPIERVIWQQEEGPFGQLSRMFIIGHGMCGPTMMAFAREEHKRTYLPPLASGEKVWCQLFSEPAGGSDVAGLRTRAEKDGDDWIINGQKIWTSGAHYSDYGILLTRTDPTVPKHKGLTMFFLDMKSPGVEVRPIKQASGASDFNEVYFTNVRIPDHQRLGEVGDGWNVSLTTLMNERSAIGAAVSTGFPELFEYCSSLMLDDGPAIEDRAVRSKLANWAVKASGLKYTSMRAISALSKGERPGPENSIGKLVAGSMIQDVATYALDLQGAAGVVSGEDAELAGRFQAMLLRAPGTRVEGGTDEIMRNIIAERVLGLPGDIRVDKDVPFNKIPTKGR; encoded by the coding sequence ATGAACTTCGACGACACCCCGCAGGAAGCCGAGTTCCGCGCAACTGCTCGCGCCTGGATCGGCGCCAATGCGCCCAAGCAATACGAGGAAGAGCTGCGCAAATCCTCGCTCGGCCGCACCGTGCTCAAGAACGCCAACATTCTGGAGGTCGCAAAAGCCTGGCAGAAGAAAAAGGCTGATGCCGGCTGGGCCTGCCTGCACTGGCCGAAGGAATATGGCGGCCGCGGCTCATCGCCGATCGAGCGCGTGATCTGGCAGCAGGAAGAAGGGCCGTTCGGCCAGCTGTCCCGCATGTTCATCATCGGCCACGGCATGTGCGGACCGACCATGATGGCGTTCGCGCGCGAGGAGCATAAGCGCACCTACCTGCCGCCGCTCGCTTCGGGCGAGAAGGTGTGGTGCCAGCTGTTCTCCGAGCCCGCTGGCGGCTCCGACGTGGCCGGCCTGCGCACGCGTGCGGAAAAGGACGGCGACGACTGGATCATCAACGGCCAGAAGATCTGGACCTCGGGCGCGCATTATTCCGACTATGGCATCTTGCTCACCCGCACGGATCCGACCGTGCCCAAGCACAAGGGCCTCACCATGTTCTTCCTGGACATGAAGAGCCCTGGTGTCGAGGTGCGGCCGATCAAGCAGGCGAGCGGCGCTTCCGACTTCAACGAGGTCTATTTCACCAATGTCCGCATCCCCGATCATCAGCGCCTCGGCGAGGTCGGTGATGGCTGGAACGTTTCGCTGACCACGCTGATGAACGAGCGCAGCGCGATCGGCGCGGCCGTCTCGACCGGTTTCCCTGAATTGTTCGAATATTGCTCCAGCCTGATGCTCGACGACGGTCCGGCGATCGAGGACCGCGCGGTGCGCTCGAAGCTCGCGAACTGGGCGGTGAAGGCGAGCGGGCTGAAATACACCAGCATGCGCGCGATCTCGGCGCTGTCGAAAGGCGAGCGTCCGGGTCCGGAAAATTCCATCGGCAAGCTGGTTGCGGGCTCGATGATCCAGGACGTCGCGACCTACGCGCTGGATCTGCAGGGCGCGGCGGGCGTGGTTAGCGGCGAGGATGCCGAGCTCGCCGGCCGTTTCCAGGCGATGCTGCTGCGCGCGCCGGGCACGCGTGTC
- a CDS encoding acyl-CoA dehydrogenase family protein, with protein MNFDFSDDQKQLRDQARKFLAEKCSPKAVRVVLDGKAPYDKELWKGLAEMGFLGVAIPEEFGGAGAGHLELCVIAEEMGRANAPVPFSSTVYLAAEALLIAGSDAQKKKWLPAIASGDAIGTLALFEGKGNPAPKNVELTAANGVLNGVKKPVADGAIADFAVVAARTGSSGREGDISLFLVDLRDGGVEVKSLTNLDPTRGQAELTFRDCKAEPLGAAGEGWSILTQVLDRAAVLCAFEQVGGSDRALEMGRDYALDRIAFGRQIGSFQAVKHMLADMYVSATLARSNSYYGAWALSTNAAELPEAAAAARISATQAFQHCAKNNIQVHGGMGFTWEFDCHMYYRRANAMALGLGSLSYWEDQLIDRMRKKNAA; from the coding sequence ATGAACTTCGACTTCTCCGACGACCAAAAGCAGCTCCGCGATCAGGCGCGCAAATTCCTCGCCGAAAAATGCTCGCCCAAGGCGGTGCGTGTCGTGCTCGACGGCAAGGCGCCTTACGACAAGGAGCTGTGGAAGGGCCTCGCCGAGATGGGTTTTCTCGGCGTCGCGATCCCGGAAGAGTTTGGTGGCGCGGGCGCCGGTCATCTCGAACTCTGCGTGATCGCGGAAGAGATGGGCCGGGCCAATGCGCCGGTGCCGTTCTCCTCGACCGTCTATCTTGCCGCCGAAGCGCTGCTCATCGCCGGCAGCGACGCGCAGAAGAAGAAATGGCTGCCCGCGATCGCATCGGGCGATGCGATCGGCACGCTGGCGCTGTTCGAGGGCAAGGGCAATCCGGCGCCGAAGAACGTCGAGCTCACGGCGGCGAATGGCGTGCTCAACGGCGTCAAGAAGCCGGTGGCCGATGGCGCGATCGCCGACTTCGCGGTCGTTGCGGCGCGCACGGGATCGAGTGGGCGCGAAGGCGACATCTCGCTGTTCCTGGTCGACCTCAGGGACGGCGGCGTCGAGGTGAAGAGTCTCACCAATCTCGATCCAACCCGCGGGCAGGCTGAGCTCACTTTCAGGGATTGCAAGGCCGAGCCGCTGGGTGCAGCCGGCGAAGGCTGGAGCATCTTGACCCAAGTGCTCGACCGCGCGGCGGTGCTGTGTGCCTTCGAGCAGGTCGGTGGCTCCGACCGCGCGCTGGAGATGGGCCGTGACTACGCGCTCGACCGCATCGCGTTCGGCCGTCAGATCGGATCGTTCCAGGCGGTCAAGCACATGCTCGCCGACATGTATGTCTCGGCGACGCTGGCGCGTTCCAACAGCTATTACGGCGCCTGGGCGCTCTCGACCAACGCAGCCGAGTTGCCGGAAGCGGCAGCCGCCGCGCGCATCAGCGCGACGCAGGCGTTCCAGCATTGCGCCAAGAACAACATCCAGGTTCACGGCGGCATGGGTTTCACCTGGGAGTTCGACTGCCACATGTACTACCGCCGCGCCAACGCCATGGCGCTGGGCTTGGGCAGCCTCTCCTATTGGGAAGACCAGCTGATCGACCGCATGCGGAAGAAGAACGCGGCGTAA